GAGCGCTTCAGCGGCGGCCAGAACTTCACCGTCAGAAGCGCTCAACAGCACCCACCTCCGAGTGACTGCGCGAATTCCTGCCTGATCTGTTCGCTAATGACGTCGTTCGTCTGTTTGAGGAGGGTGACGAGTTCCTCCTGTGCTGCCTGGTGCTGTTGGATCGTGTCATTGTTTGAGACCTCAGTCTGGAGCTCCTGTAGTTCGCTCATGATCGACGAATCGAATTCGTCCGCTTGCAACTCCTGCTGTTTTTTTTGGTACGCTTCCAGCAGGGCCTGTGCTTCCTCGTCGGCTTCGAGTTGTTCGCTAGCGTCTGCGAATTTCCGATAGGTCACTGAGTCACGGAGCGTCCCGATGAACGCCTGAAGCGACTCCTCGACGGCTGGCTCTTCCGACACAGCCTCGCTCACGACGCCGTCACCTCCGCTTCCGTCTCTTCGGTGATATCGTCCAGTCCGGTGAC
The genomic region above belongs to Natronomonas moolapensis 8.8.11 and contains:
- the hcsL gene encoding halo-CC-star protein HcsL, with protein sequence MSEAVSEEPAVEESLQAFIGTLRDSVTYRKFADASEQLEADEEAQALLEAYQKKQQELQADEFDSSIMSELQELQTEVSNNDTIQQHQAAQEELVTLLKQTNDVISEQIRQEFAQSLGGGCC